TTAGGCGACGCAAAGAAGAGGGTATCAAAGGGGAGAGTCTATGTCAAGGGGAGAGCTCGAGCGGGGAAGCCTACAGCGGCTTTTGAGGCCTGCTACGGGCTCTCGAGCTTCGCCGTCGCCCTCAAGGAGTAGGATGGACGCCATGGACTTGTTGGTTATCGTGCCGCACCCCGACGACGAAGTCTTCGGGGCTGGAGGGACCCTCATTCAGTACGCTGAGCGGGGCCTCGAGACCGGTCTGATCACCCTGACCAAAGGCGAAGCTGGTCGCACTCTAGGGCTTTGTGCACCGGAGGAACTCGCCGCGGTTCGCGCGGAGGAGCTGCGTCGGTCGGCGGAAGTGCTTAAGGTGAGCCACTTGGAACTCTACGACTTCCCCAACGCCCGGCCCCCGATCACCCGAGAGGGAGAGGCGCGGGGAGTAGGGTTCGCCACCACCGCTGGGGTAGGGGACCACCCCGAGATCGCCGATCTTCTGCTGTGGCGCCTGGAGGTGCTGCGTCCTCGCGCTATCATCACCTTTGCGCCCAACGGCTCCAATCGTCACCCCGATCACGTGGCGACCCACCGCTGGGTCAAACGGGCGGTGGAGCGCTCGGGCCGAAGGATCTCCCTCTTCTACTACGCCCCGCTCAGACCTTTACCCGAGTTCGCCGAGGGCTGGCTGCCTCCCACCCATATCCGCCGTATTCCTCTTGAGGTACTCGCTCAGAAGCTGCGCGCGATGGCCCAACACAAGACCCAAGCGCTTTCGGTGCTTCAGTTTATGGACCGCTTCGCCGAACGCCTTTACCTCGAGAGCTTTCACCTGGCTGGCTACGAGGGACCTATCCAGGACGAGCTACTGTGGTACGCCAGGCCTTGAGCGCATTAAACTGGAGCATGCGCCGATGGGCTATCCTGCTGGGGACGCTGCTGGGCTCGGCCTTAGGCCAAGGCTTCGGCTTTGTGTACTACATGGGGTTCACCTGGACCCTACCCACCGACCTCACCGTGGTGCAGCGAGGGTATCCTGATGCGGTGGTAAAGGGGGCTGAATTCTCGGGGCGGGACTTTACCTACCCCTGGTACTACGGGGTGCGGCTATGGTACGGCGAAGCGGCGGGGCTTCGCTACGAGCTCGAGCTGATCCACCACAAGCTTTACTTCGAGGGTGCTGTGGAAAACGCCGACCTCTTCGAACGTTTCACCGTCACCGATGGGTTTAATTACTTGCTGTTCAACCTGGCTTACCCGCTGAGCGATGGCCCTTTGCGGGCGGTAGGCCGGGTAGGGGTGGGGGTGATGCTGCCCCACCCCGAGACCGAGGTGCGCGGACAAGCCTACGGTGTGGATGGGGACTGGCGCTACTACCAGTTTGGCGGATTTGGGGCCCAGGTGGGAGTATCGGTAGAGCCGGTGGGCAGCGGGCCGATCGGTCTGACCGGAAACCTCGAGGGTAAGCTCACCCTCGCCTCGAGCCGCTTCACCATCGCCAACGGCTATGCCCAGGGATTCTTCTTTAGCCTCCACGGGGTTTTGGGCGTAGGGTTGCGTAGCCCCTAATCCCTATCCGTTGGCCCGGAGCTGACGCAGCGCTTCAAACAACTGGGGCAGCCCCCGGGTTTCGGGCCCGAAAAGCAGATAATCGCCCGGTTGGTAGTGCACCTGGGTGTACTCCTGAACGGCTTTGCTGCTGAAGGCCCAGATCCTGGGGTGCCCCGCTCCCAAAGTCTCGTTGAAGGCTTCCCACGAGTCGTGCAGCACGTAACGCACGTGATCCCAGTAGTCGAGCCCGGCCCGCTTGAGCTTGGGATCTCCCCAGCGAAAACCCAAAGGGCGGATCAGGTGGAGCTCGGCTCCGGCTGCCGCGCAAGTGCGGGCAATGTTGCCCGCGTTCTGGGGAATTTCGGGTTGGTACAAGACGACCTTGAGCACCCCCCTAACTTACCCCGGGCGCCGGCGATTTACGATACCGGGGTGACAGCGGCGGTGTCCTCTTCGCCGGTGCGGATCCGGTAGACTTTTTCCACCGGCAGGACGAAGATTTTACCGTCTCCCACCTCCCCAGTGCGGGCCGCCGCCATAATGGCCCGCACCGTGGGTCCTACGAAGGCGTCCGAGACCCCGATCTCCAACCGCACCTTCTCGTGCAGTTCCATCTTGACGGTGGTGCCCCGGTAGGTTTGTACCTCGTCGGTCTCTCCTCCATGGCCCTGTACCCGGCTGATGGAAAGCCCCCGCACTTCGGCTTTGAACAGGGCCTCGAGTACCTCGTTGATCTTCTCCGGACGAACGATTGCGACCACCAGTTTCATGGGCCCTCCTATGGTCAAGCTTGGGGTTTGGGCTTGAGGGCAGCTTGCGGAAGCTCAGCTACCAAGATGGCCCCCTCCCCGCTGGTATAAGCCTCTTCCCCGTGCTGGGTCACGTCCATCCCAGTGGCCTCCTCCTTGGGGCTCGCCCTGAGCGGGGTGAGCAGTCCGATCAGCTTGAGCAGCACAAAGGTGCCCAAGGCGCTTACCATCACCGCGGTCCCGGCGGCCAGAGCTTGTACCAGCACCTGGTTGAGGTTACCTGCCACTAGCCCGTCGAACACCCCGTTGACCGACTTCTGGGCGAAGACCCCGGTCAGGATGGCCCCGGTGATTCCCCCTACTCCGTGCCCGGCGAACACATCCAGCGAATCGTCGAGCTTGCTCCGCGCCCGCCATAGCAGCACGAAGTAGCTGGGAAAAGCAGCGATAGCCCCCAGCACGATGGCAAATCCCGGAGCAATAAAGCCCGCCGCCGGGGTGATGGCGACCAACCCCACCACGATGGCGGTTGCCGCCCCCACCGCGGTGACCTTACCGCTGCGGCTCAAGTCCAGCAGGGCCCACGCCACCAAGGTAGCCATCGGGGCGAGCATAGTGTTGACGAAAGCCAAACTCCCGATCCCATTAGCGGCCAGAGCGCTTCCCCCGTTGAAGCCGAACCAACCGAACCACAGCAGGGCTGCTCCTAGAAGGGCAAAGGGAACGTTATGGGGCAGCATGGCCTGCCGGCCAAAATCCCGGCGCGGCCCCAACACCAGGGCAGCGATCAGGGCCGCCACCCCGGCGTTGATGTGCACCACTGTACCCCCGGCAAAATCCCAGGCTCCTAGCTGGGCCAGAAGACCCCCGCCCCAGACCATCTTGGCCATCACCGCGTAGACCGTGAAGCTCCATACGGTGATGAAGAGCAGATAAGCCGGGAAGCGCATACGGTCGATGATGGCTCCCGAGATGAGCGCCGCGGTGATAATACAGAAGGTCATCTGGAAGCCCATGTAGAGCAGATGAGGTATGGTGAGGACGCTATCCACCACCGAGCCTTTGTTCTCCAGCCCTACGTTATGCAAAAGGGCCAGCGACAGGTCGCCGATGAATTTATTTCCCCCGGGCGATAGGGCCAGCGAGTAACCCAGGAGGGCCCAAGCGATGCCCACGAAGCCCAGAGCGGCGAAGCTCATCATCATGGTGTTGAGGGCGCTTTTGGCCCGCACCAAACCTCCATAGAAAAAGGCCAGCCCCGGGGTCATCAGCAACACCAGCGCGGTGGATATGAGCATCCAGGCGGTGTCGGCACCCGAAAGCTGCGGAGCTTCGGCGGCAAACGCCAGTGAGCCCAGCGCAAGGGCTGCGAGTAGAGCTGTACTCCAAACGGCCATTCCATCCCCTCCCAAGATCGAGCGTACAGGAGGGGGTGCATATTGTCAACACATTTTTGCTCAAGCGTTCGATTTTTGCTTGACGATATGCAAATAGAGACGGCTAAAACTGTAGATGATATTAGAGAACTTGCTAACTGAAAACTTTTCGCCGGACAACTTGTTAAACGTAACAGCTTCTACCCTATACCCTGGCAGGGGCTCTAGACTTAAGGAGAGATGACCTCGAGGCAGCGCCGACTGCTTTACTTGCTGGCGGAGACCTACATCCGCACCCAGACCCCCGTGCCCTCAGGGATGCTGGCCGAGCGGATGGGGCTTTCCCCGGCGATGGCGCGCTACGAACTGATCGAGCTGGAACAGGCGGGACTCATCACCAAGCCGCACGCTTCGGCGGGGCGAATTCCAACCCGACAGGGGTTTCAGAGCTACGCCCTCTCGCTCTTACCCCCCAACCCCTTGCCGCAGACCACCCAGGATCAACTGGCGCAGGTGATCGAGGGGGCCGGGGCCCGACGCGAGGTGCTGCTGGTGCAGGTAGCGGCCCGGCTGTCACGCTACCCGGCGGTGTTGAGGCTCAAACCCCGCCGCGCCCCCCGCTTGCTCCAGGTCCACCTCTCCCTCCTGGGGACAGGGCAGGTGCTGGCGGTGGCAGTGCTCGAGGGGGGTCGGGTGCGTGAAGCCCGCCTAGAGGTTTCGTTCTCCCCCAGCGAAGCTCAGCTCGCCGAAGCTGAAGGGTTGCTCAAAGGGATTTTTGCGGCCGAAGCTCTTCCCACCCCATCCAATCCGGCGCTGCGCGACCTATTCGCGGCCTTGAGCCGAGCGTTCGCGCGGGGCGGCCTGGAGGAGTACCGGGAGGGCATGGGCCTTATCCTGAGTGAACCCGAGGCTCAAAATCCCGCTTTCGTGCGACAGGCTATCGAACTCTTTGAGGCCCCTAAAGACGAGCCGCTTACCCCGCCAGGTGGGGTGAACCTGCGGGTAGGGGAGGGCGGGGGGTTCTCGCTGGTGCAGGCGGGGATTGGGGTAGGCGAAGTGGTGGGCGAGCTGACCCTGCTCGGCCCGCTGCGGATGCGCTACGGGGAGGCCCTCTCGGTGGCCCACACCTTGGGCCGGGCCTACATGCGGGGTTAGTCCGACGAGGTCACGCTTCCCGGCGAACCAAGCGTTCCAGCAGCTGTAGGGTGGTTTGGGCGGCGTCCTGTTCGGGAAGCTCCGCCAAAATCGGGCGCAGGGCCTCGAGCCCTGCGGAGAGCCGGCGTTCGGCCTCCTCTCGAGCATAAGCTACCGCTCCGCTCTCCTGGAGGCGACGGTGCAGCCAGGCTACCTCCTGGGGGTTTTTGGCCTCGCGGGGGGTACGCAGCAACGTTTCCGCCCGGATGCGCTCTGGCTCGCTGGCCCGGGATAGCCAGTGCAGTAAAATCAGGGTGCGTTTTCCCTCCCAAAGGTCTCCGGCGATCTCTTTGCCGTACTTGGCGGGGTCGCCCTCGAGGTTGAGCACGTCGTCCATGATCTGAAAGCCAATCCCCAGGTTCAACCCGGCCTCGGTGTATACCTCCGGCGGCTCTTCCCCGGCGCTGAGGGCTCCCAGCCGCAAGGGGGCTACGGCGGTGTAGTAAGCGGCTTTCTGGGAGCACATCAGCAAGTAGTCTTGCTCGGTGAGGTCGAAGCGCTGCCCCTGCATCCAGCTCATCTCCAGGTGCTGCCCCTGGGCAGTGAGGTCTACCACCCGCACAAATTCGTCCAGCACCGAATAGGGAGCCCGCGCCTCGATCAGCATGGCCCACATCCGGGCGTGGAGGGCGTCTCCCGCGTTGAGGGCCAGCGGTACCCCGTAGAGGCGGTGCAGCGCGGGGCGGCCCCGGCGCTCTTCGGAGGCATCTTCGATGTCGTCGTGGATCAGGGCCCAGTTTTGGAACAGCTCAAGCGCAGCGGCTACCGGCAAAAGCCGCTCAAACTTGGCCCCAAAGGCCAACCCGGAATACACCAGGAGCATACCCCGCAGCATCTTGCCGCCGCGCTCGGGGTAATCGCGCAGCATCCGAGCATACTCCGCCAGCTCCGCCCGCTCGGCTTGTGTGGGATGAGGTAGGGCCGCAAGCATCCGGGCCTGGATTTGGGCGCGGAGGTCGTGGGGGTTCACGCATCTATGCTACAAGGAGGGTGTCGCACACCATAAACGCGGGGAATCACCAGGTGGTATAGACGCTTTTGCGGGCCTATACTTGGCTCCATGACCCGTAATGCCTATGGCTGGCTTTACGACAGGATCTATAGCTATAAGGATTACCGGGCCGAGGCCGGGGCTGTCCATGCGCTGATCCAGCGGGTAAATCCGGGGGCAAAAAGCTTGCTCGAGGTGGCCTGTGGCACCGGGAAGCACCTCGAGCACCTAAAAGCCCACTACCAGGCGGTCGGGCTCGACCTCGAGACAGAACAGCTCGAGGAGGCCCGCCGGCGCAACCCCGAGGTTCCCTTCTACCAAGGGGATATGCGGACGTTCGACCTGGGGCGCACCTTCGACGCGGTGACCTGTTTGTTCAGCGCCATTGGATACGCAGGTGGCGTGGAGGGGCTCGAGGCGGCGGTATGCACGATGGCCCGCCACTTGAACCCCGGTGGGGTATTGTTGCTGGAGCCCTGGCTCTTGCCCGAAGTATGGCAGAATAACCGCCCCCACGCACTTTTTGTCGATGAACCCGACCTCAAGGTGGCCCGGATGAACGTGAGCCGCCAGGAGGGGCGCGAGAGCGTGCTCGAGTTCCATTACTTGATCGCCACCCCCCAAGGCGTCGAGAGCTTCACCGAGGAGTTGCGCCTGTTTTTGTTCACCCAGGAGGAGTACCTGGAGGCGTTTAGAAGGGCGGGGCTCGAGGTCGAACACGACCCCCAGGGGCTTACCGGGCGGGGGCTATATGTGGGGAAGAAAGCGTAGATACCCCCGGCTTGCCAAGGGGGCAGCCTGTATGCGACTATGAGGGACCGAGGAGGTAAACCGCAGATGATGATCCCGCATTGCTACCTATCTGCCGAAGCCTTGGGCGTCGTCGAAGCGGTATCCCTTCGGGTTGTTACGCTATCAACATAACGAAGTACGCGTATATGTCCGGGGGGATACCAAAACCCCCGGACGTTGTTTTGGTATGACCGAGCCACCCTGGACTCGAGCCCAAAGGAGCCCCCGCATGAACCCCAACCTCAAAATTCGCCCCTTCGACTTCAGCGAAGCTGATTACGCCGCTTATGTGGCAATCTACAACGCCGCCCATCCCGAGGCGAACCGTACCGTGGAGAACCTGCGCTTTCTGGACCGGACGCGCAAACCCGAAGACCTGCCGACCCGTTTCCTGGCCGAAGACCAGGGCCGGGCGGTAGGGCTCGTCTCCTATGAGCGCCCCTTCTACAACCCAGGGCCAGACCGCCACCCCTCGCTCCGCTCGGCGAAACCACGCCTCGAGGTGCATTACCGGGTGCGTCCCGGCTACGAGGCCCTCGCCGAGCCCTTGTGGGGTTTCCTGATGGAGCAGCTCAGGCCCCACACGCCGACCCTCCTGATGACCCAGGGCCGCGAGGACTGGCCCGAGGTGGCTTTTTACCTGCGCCAAGGGTTCCGCGAGCTAGACCGGATGTGGGCTTCCACCCTCGACCTCGAGACCTTCGACCCCAAGCCGCTCGAGCGCCCCCTAGCCCAAGGCATTACCCTCAGCACCCTGAGCGAGTTGCCCTACCGGGACAAGGCCTGGCTGCGCCAGCACTACGAACTCATCATCGAACTGTTGCAAGGCGTGCCCTCCGCCGAACCGGTGGTGCCCTGGGACTTCGAGACCTGGCTCGAGCGGACCCTACAGAGTCCGGATTTACTCCCTGAGGGCTACTTCATCGCTGTGGAGGGGGAACGGCAGGTGGGAGTGTCCCAGCTCTGGAAGTCGAGCCGCCCGCAGACCCTCCAGACTGGGTTAACCGGGGTGCTGGCCTCCTACCGCCGCCGGGGAATCGCCTTGGCCCTCAAGCTCCAGGCCGCCCGCTTCGCCAAAGCCTATGGGGTGCGCTACCTCCGCACCAATAACCACTCGGTCAATCGGCCCATGCTCGCTATCAACGAGGCGATGGGCTTTGTCAAGGAACCGGCCTTCGTCACCTTGGTGAAGGAGATGACATGACCGCCCAGCTGATGATTCGATTTTTCACCCAAGACGACTACCCGGCTATTGCCGAACTGCTCACTGCCGTTTGGCCCGAGTACCCCACCACCGCCGAGGCCATGGCCCACGATGACGGCACGAACCCCCAGTATATCCGCTGGAACCGCCTGGTGGCCCTGGAAGACGGCAAGATCGTCGGGCAGGCTGAGTATACCCAGTTTCTCGGCATGTACCACCCGCAGAAGTTTGGGCTGTGGGTCTCGGTGCACCCCCTGCACCGCCAACGCGGGATCGGAAAGCTGCTCTACGCCGCGGCGCTGAAGGCCCTCGAGCCCTACGACCCGATCTCGCTGCTCACTTCTACCCGCGAAGATCAAACCGGCGCGATTCACTGGCTCCACTTCCTCGGCTTCCAGGAGGTCAAACGCTACTGGGAATCGCGGCTGGAGGTGAATAGCTTCGACCCCGTGCCCTTCGCCGGGGCCGAGGAGAAGGTACGGCAGCACGGCCTGGAGATCACCACGCTGGCCGAACTCGCCGCGCTCGAGCCGGAAACCTATCAGCGGAAGTTTTATGACCTATGGTGCGAGGTTCGAGAGGACGTCCCACGCCCCGAACCCGCCACCCCGGTGAGCTTCGAGGAGTTCCACAAGTGGACCTTCGAGAGCCCTCGGCTGTTGCCGAAAGGGACGTTTGTTGCGGTGGACCCCCGCACGGGAGCCTACGTGGGCCTGAGCCAGCTCTGGAAGCCAGCGGGCGGCGAGCACCTCGAGACCGGCCTAACCGGCGTCCGCCGAGCCTATCGCCGTAAGGGGCTGGCCTTGGCGATGAAGCTCCGCGCGGTGGAGTACGCCAAGCACGTAGGAGCCCCGGAGATCCGCACCGGGAACGAGTCCAACAACCGCCCGATGCTGGCCATCAACGAGGCCCTGGGCTTCAAGAAACAGCCGGCCTGGATTGATTTTGTCAAGGTGCTGAAAGAAAAATGATGTTCACCTCGAGACCTTACCAACCCCCCGACCTCGAGCGCCTCTGCGCTTTCCTGGCGCGGTGCCACCAGATGTCAGCCGTGCCCGATGCGTTCATCCACCCCGGAGACCTGGTCTGGCGCACGCTCCAAGACGCCCACTACCGGCCCGAGCGGGGGATGCGCGTCTGGGAAACGGGGGGTGAGACCGCGGGCTTTGTCTGGCAGAAACAGCTGAGCTTGGACTTCGCCGCAGCCCCTTGGCTGGCCCGGGAACAGCGGCGAGCGCTGATGGCCGCCATGCTGGCCTACGCCGAGCGGCAAGCGCGCGCCTGGGGCCTTGAGGGAAGGCTCTTCACCAGCGTCTCGGAGAACGACCGGGAGTCCGCCTCCGTCTTGGAGAGCGCCGGGTACGCGCGTGACGACGACGTCATGTACTCCCTCGAGCGTTCCCTGCGCGAAGAGATTCCCGCCCCTCAACTGGCCGAGGGCTTTGGGGTGCGCCACCCCGAAGCGCACGAACTCGCGGAGCGGGTGGAGCTACACCGCGAGGTCTGGCACCCCTCGAGGTTCACCCTGGAGAGCTATCTGAATATCCGCTCAGCCCCTGTTTACCGCCCTGACCTCGACCTGGTGACGCTGACCCCCGAGGGTCGGTTCGCCTCGTACTGCGTCGTCTGGTACGACCCCCTCAACCGGGTGGGCGAGTTCGAGCCGGTGGGAACCCGCAAAGCCTGGGAGCGCAGGGGGTTGGGCAAGGCCGTGCTCATGGAGGGCTTCCGGCGGCTGCGAAAGCTGGGGGCCAAGAAGGCCGTCGTCTATTGCTACGAGGACAACCTGGCCTTTTACCGATCGGCTGGGTTTGAGGAGTTCAACCGCTGGTGGGGGTTCAGCAAGCCGTTGTGAGCCTCGCGCCCGCCCTGGTCAAAGAAGGGGCGTAGGCCAGAGTTCAGAGCAGGCATAATAAAGACCATGAGCTTTCCCTATCTCCAACTCGAGGGTGACCCCTACACCCAGGGGCTCACCCAAGGCCAACGGCTCGGGCCGCAGATCGGGCACAATCTGGAGGTCTACTTCCGCCGCTTTGAGGTGGAGGGAAAGCTGCACCGCAGGGCTGTACTCGAGCGCTCGGAGCGCTATCTGAAAGCCCTCGGCCGCCAAAACCCCGACTACTTCGCCGGAATGAAGGGCCTCGCCGACGGGGCGGGCTTCGACCTGCTGGAGATCGGAGCTCTGAATTTCCGCTACGAGATCCTCTATCACCAGTTCGCCCATGAGCCCCCCCAGGGCTGCACCGCCTTTGCCGTGCTGCCGAGCGCGAGCGCCGATGGGGCTTTGTGGATGGGGCAAAACTGGGACTGGATGATAGGCGTGAAGGGGGCCCTGCTCCACACCCGCCACCCCGACGGCCTCGAGACCCTCTCCTTCACCGAGGCGGGGATCTTCGGCGGGAAGATCGGGATGAACTCTGCCGGGCTAGGGCTGTGCATCAACGGCCTGGTCTCCGCGGACGACGACTGGTCTCGGCTGGGCAAGCCCTTTCACCTGCGTACCTACGAGGTGCTGCGTTCGCGCACCCTCGAAGAGGCCATCGCCAAGGCTACCGAGGAACCCCGTTCGGGCTCGGCCAATTTTCTCCTCGGTCAGGGCGAAAAGGCGGTGAACTTAGAGACTGCCCCCCATGCGCTGATCCGGCTCGAGGGGGAGCGCCTGGTCCACGCCAACCACTTCCTCGACCCCCAGCGGTACGGAGTCCGGCTCTCGCCGGTGGAGTGGTTGGACCGCTCCCATCACCGCCACCGCCGGCTAGAGGCGCTGATTGCCCAGAAGAAGCCGGGGCTCGAGGACTTCAAAGCGGCCCTCGCCGACGGCGAGGGCCACCCCTACGCGGTCTGCCGCTACCCCAGCCCGGAGGAGTTTGAGCTGGGCGAGCCCTACCAGACGGTGGCCTCAGTGATCATGAACCTGAACACGCGCGAGATGTGGATCTCGGACGGGCCGCCGGACCGGAACCCATACGAGCGGTACCGCTTCTGAATTATGATCGTCGCCCAAACCGACCGGCTCCTCCTGCGCCACTTTCACCTTCTCGATGCCCAGGCCCTATACGGGGTCTTCGGCGACCCCGAGGTGATGCGCTTTAGCCAGGGCGGCCCCCAGACTGCGGAGTGGGTGCAGGGCTGGCTCGAGCGCCAACTGGAAAACTACGCCCGGTGGGGCTTTGGCCGGTACGCCGTGCTCGAGCGCGACCGCCGGGAAGTGATCGGGTACTGTGGCCTGGCCTTCCACCCCGACCTGGGGGGGCGGCCCGAAGTGGATCTGGGCTACCGCTTGCTGCGCCGGAGCTGGGGGCACGGCTACGCCACCGAAGCGGCCCGCGCGGTGGTCGCTTACGCCTTCAACACCCTGGCCCTAGGCCGCCTGGTCGCCACCATAGACCCCCAGAACCTGGCCTCGCTGCGGGTGGCGGAGAACATCGGGATGCGCTACGAAAAAGATCTAATGCTCGAGGGCTATACCCATCCCGATCGCCTTTACGTAATCACGCCCCAGGACTTTGCCCCGTAGCCCTGGGGAAAGATGTCCGCGGGCTACAATGGGGGCATGGCGCTCATCAAGATAGCCCAGGGCGACCTCACCGAGTTCACCGGGGATGCTATCGTG
This portion of the Meiothermus sp. Pnk-1 genome encodes:
- a CDS encoding P-II family nitrogen regulator, coding for MKLVVAIVRPEKINEVLEALFKAEVRGLSISRVQGHGGETDEVQTYRGTTVKMELHEKVRLEIGVSDAFVGPTVRAIMAAARTGEVGDGKIFVLPVEKVYRIRTGEEDTAAVTPVS
- a CDS encoding PIG-L deacetylase family protein encodes the protein MDLLVIVPHPDDEVFGAGGTLIQYAERGLETGLITLTKGEAGRTLGLCAPEELAAVRAEELRRSAEVLKVSHLELYDFPNARPPITREGEARGVGFATTAGVGDHPEIADLLLWRLEVLRPRAIITFAPNGSNRHPDHVATHRWVKRAVERSGRRISLFYYAPLRPLPEFAEGWLPPTHIRRIPLEVLAQKLRAMAQHKTQALSVLQFMDRFAERLYLESFHLAGYEGPIQDELLWYARP
- a CDS encoding C45 family peptidase, encoding MSFPYLQLEGDPYTQGLTQGQRLGPQIGHNLEVYFRRFEVEGKLHRRAVLERSERYLKALGRQNPDYFAGMKGLADGAGFDLLEIGALNFRYEILYHQFAHEPPQGCTAFAVLPSASADGALWMGQNWDWMIGVKGALLHTRHPDGLETLSFTEAGIFGGKIGMNSAGLGLCINGLVSADDDWSRLGKPFHLRTYEVLRSRTLEEAIAKATEEPRSGSANFLLGQGEKAVNLETAPHALIRLEGERLVHANHFLDPQRYGVRLSPVEWLDRSHHRHRRLEALIAQKKPGLEDFKAALADGEGHPYAVCRYPSPEEFELGEPYQTVASVIMNLNTREMWISDGPPDRNPYERYRF
- a CDS encoding GNAT family N-acetyltransferase, which produces MIVAQTDRLLLRHFHLLDAQALYGVFGDPEVMRFSQGGPQTAEWVQGWLERQLENYARWGFGRYAVLERDRREVIGYCGLAFHPDLGGRPEVDLGYRLLRRSWGHGYATEAARAVVAYAFNTLALGRLVATIDPQNLASLRVAENIGMRYEKDLMLEGYTHPDRLYVITPQDFAP
- a CDS encoding GNAT family N-acetyltransferase, with the protein product MTAQLMIRFFTQDDYPAIAELLTAVWPEYPTTAEAMAHDDGTNPQYIRWNRLVALEDGKIVGQAEYTQFLGMYHPQKFGLWVSVHPLHRQRGIGKLLYAAALKALEPYDPISLLTSTREDQTGAIHWLHFLGFQEVKRYWESRLEVNSFDPVPFAGAEEKVRQHGLEITTLAELAALEPETYQRKFYDLWCEVREDVPRPEPATPVSFEEFHKWTFESPRLLPKGTFVAVDPRTGAYVGLSQLWKPAGGEHLETGLTGVRRAYRRKGLALAMKLRAVEYAKHVGAPEIRTGNESNNRPMLAINEALGFKKQPAWIDFVKVLKEK
- a CDS encoding GNAT family N-acetyltransferase; translated protein: MNPNLKIRPFDFSEADYAAYVAIYNAAHPEANRTVENLRFLDRTRKPEDLPTRFLAEDQGRAVGLVSYERPFYNPGPDRHPSLRSAKPRLEVHYRVRPGYEALAEPLWGFLMEQLRPHTPTLLMTQGREDWPEVAFYLRQGFRELDRMWASTLDLETFDPKPLERPLAQGITLSTLSELPYRDKAWLRQHYELIIELLQGVPSAEPVVPWDFETWLERTLQSPDLLPEGYFIAVEGERQVGVSQLWKSSRPQTLQTGLTGVLASYRRRGIALALKLQAARFAKAYGVRYLRTNNHSVNRPMLAINEAMGFVKEPAFVTLVKEMT
- a CDS encoding polyprenyl synthetase family protein — translated: MLAALPHPTQAERAELAEYARMLRDYPERGGKMLRGMLLVYSGLAFGAKFERLLPVAAALELFQNWALIHDDIEDASEERRGRPALHRLYGVPLALNAGDALHARMWAMLIEARAPYSVLDEFVRVVDLTAQGQHLEMSWMQGQRFDLTEQDYLLMCSQKAAYYTAVAPLRLGALSAGEEPPEVYTEAGLNLGIGFQIMDDVLNLEGDPAKYGKEIAGDLWEGKRTLILLHWLSRASEPERIRAETLLRTPREAKNPQEVAWLHRRLQESGAVAYAREEAERRLSAGLEALRPILAELPEQDAAQTTLQLLERLVRREA
- a CDS encoding N-acetyltransferase, with amino-acid sequence MMFTSRPYQPPDLERLCAFLARCHQMSAVPDAFIHPGDLVWRTLQDAHYRPERGMRVWETGGETAGFVWQKQLSLDFAAAPWLAREQRRALMAAMLAYAERQARAWGLEGRLFTSVSENDRESASVLESAGYARDDDVMYSLERSLREEIPAPQLAEGFGVRHPEAHELAERVELHREVWHPSRFTLESYLNIRSAPVYRPDLDLVTLTPEGRFASYCVVWYDPLNRVGEFEPVGTRKAWERRGLGKAVLMEGFRRLRKLGAKKAVVYCYEDNLAFYRSAGFEEFNRWWGFSKPL
- a CDS encoding ammonium transporter; amino-acid sequence: MAVWSTALLAALALGSLAFAAEAPQLSGADTAWMLISTALVLLMTPGLAFFYGGLVRAKSALNTMMMSFAALGFVGIAWALLGYSLALSPGGNKFIGDLSLALLHNVGLENKGSVVDSVLTIPHLLYMGFQMTFCIITAALISGAIIDRMRFPAYLLFITVWSFTVYAVMAKMVWGGGLLAQLGAWDFAGGTVVHINAGVAALIAALVLGPRRDFGRQAMLPHNVPFALLGAALLWFGWFGFNGGSALAANGIGSLAFVNTMLAPMATLVAWALLDLSRSGKVTAVGAATAIVVGLVAITPAAGFIAPGFAIVLGAIAAFPSYFVLLWRARSKLDDSLDVFAGHGVGGITGAILTGVFAQKSVNGVFDGLVAGNLNQVLVQALAAGTAVMVSALGTFVLLKLIGLLTPLRASPKEEATGMDVTQHGEEAYTSGEGAILVAELPQAALKPKPQA
- a CDS encoding class I SAM-dependent methyltransferase; translation: MTRNAYGWLYDRIYSYKDYRAEAGAVHALIQRVNPGAKSLLEVACGTGKHLEHLKAHYQAVGLDLETEQLEEARRRNPEVPFYQGDMRTFDLGRTFDAVTCLFSAIGYAGGVEGLEAAVCTMARHLNPGGVLLLEPWLLPEVWQNNRPHALFVDEPDLKVARMNVSRQEGRESVLEFHYLIATPQGVESFTEELRLFLFTQEEYLEAFRRAGLEVEHDPQGLTGRGLYVGKKA
- a CDS encoding HrcA family transcriptional regulator, with the protein product MTSRQRRLLYLLAETYIRTQTPVPSGMLAERMGLSPAMARYELIELEQAGLITKPHASAGRIPTRQGFQSYALSLLPPNPLPQTTQDQLAQVIEGAGARREVLLVQVAARLSRYPAVLRLKPRRAPRLLQVHLSLLGTGQVLAVAVLEGGRVREARLEVSFSPSEAQLAEAEGLLKGIFAAEALPTPSNPALRDLFAALSRAFARGGLEEYREGMGLILSEPEAQNPAFVRQAIELFEAPKDEPLTPPGGVNLRVGEGGGFSLVQAGIGVGEVVGELTLLGPLRMRYGEALSVAHTLGRAYMRG